In a genomic window of Alphaproteobacteria bacterium:
- a CDS encoding NAD(P)/FAD-dependent oxidoreductase, translating into MPQTKQTLSAPIVTDVVIIGAGPCGLFAVFELGLLDLKCHLVDILERPGGQCTELYPEKPIYDIPAIPEISGQGLTDALMKQIAPFHPVFHMGQMAEKLEEKSDGRWMLTTDTGTVFDARCIVIAAGGGSFVPKKPPIPGIDAYEGTSVFYAVRQKEKFRGKDLVIVGGGDSALDWTIALQPLAKSVTLVHRRNEFRAAPDSVSKMQKLVAEGKMHFQAGQVKSVSGENGQLSGITIEDNEKTLKTLPCEMLLPFFGLTMKLGPIADFGLNLERNLIPVDTEKFETGKKGIFAIGDICTYPGKLKLILSGFHEGALMSRQVFRYCRPDEKLRFEYTTSSSSLHEKLGVQEQKEAKRA; encoded by the coding sequence ATGCCACAGACAAAACAAACCCTTTCCGCTCCCATCGTTACCGATGTCGTCATTATCGGCGCGGGGCCGTGCGGGCTTTTTGCCGTTTTTGAGTTGGGCCTGCTTGATCTCAAATGTCATCTGGTCGATATCCTTGAGCGTCCCGGCGGGCAATGCACGGAGCTTTACCCCGAGAAGCCGATCTATGATATCCCTGCGATTCCGGAAATCAGCGGTCAGGGATTGACCGATGCACTGATGAAGCAAATCGCGCCCTTTCATCCGGTCTTTCATATGGGGCAGATGGCGGAAAAACTTGAGGAGAAGTCTGACGGGCGCTGGATGCTCACCACCGACACGGGAACCGTGTTCGATGCGCGGTGCATTGTGATTGCCGCCGGCGGGGGCAGCTTTGTCCCCAAGAAGCCCCCTATTCCGGGAATCGATGCCTATGAAGGCACCTCCGTTTTTTATGCCGTGCGCCAGAAGGAAAAATTCCGCGGCAAGGATCTTGTGATCGTCGGCGGAGGCGACTCGGCGCTGGACTGGACGATCGCTCTTCAACCCTTAGCTAAATCCGTTACGCTGGTTCACCGCCGCAACGAATTCCGCGCCGCGCCGGACAGCGTCTCGAAGATGCAGAAGCTGGTGGCCGAGGGGAAGATGCACTTTCAGGCCGGACAAGTTAAAAGCGTGAGCGGAGAGAACGGCCAGCTTTCCGGCATTACTATCGAGGATAACGAAAAAACCCTGAAGACCTTGCCGTGCGAGATGCTGCTGCCGTTTTTCGGGCTGACGATGAAGCTGGGGCCGATCGCGGATTTCGGGCTGAATCTTGAGCGCAACCTGATCCCCGTCGATACGGAGAAATTCGAGACCGGAAAGAAAGGGATTTTTGCCATCGGCGATATCTGCACCTATCCGGGCAAGTTGAAGCTTATTCTGTCCGGCTTTCATGAAGGGGCGCTCATGTCACGGCAGGTTTTCCGGTATTGCCGCCCGGATGAGAAGCTGCGCTTTGAGTACACGACTTCCAGTTCCTCTCTACATGAAAAGCTGGGCGTACAGGAACAAAAAGAGGCGAAACGCGCCTGA
- the mutS gene encoding DNA mismatch repair protein MutS has translation MSQSAAIIVSERESGADTLMTPMMAQYHQLKDEHPGCLLFYRMGDFYELFYEDAVIASSVLDIALTKRGKNQGRDIAMCGVPYHSYEPYLAKLIAAGHKVAICEQVETPEEAKARAKREGGSSSKALVRREVVRLVTPGTLTEDHLLDARENNYICALAETGDQTCALAWLELSTGGFKVQNIKDTELRPSLERIAPGEILVEAHFAQRYSEHLKSFGNALNTQDKALFDSATAQQRLENFYCVTSLEPYGSFSRAEISAAGSLLAYVERTQKGRIPHLENLEQVSASGFLHMDGATRRNLELTRTLSGERKGSLIDVIDRTLTSAGARLLQEMLTAPLFDTEAINVRLDRVEFFFTQPAKREEVRTLLRLIPDIERALSRITVGRGTPPDLRNIRTGLQNALHLHSALLSGEARTASLVTLIKGLESSADLSSLQHDLERALVDEPPLHTRDGGYVRKGYLPRLDELRTLREESRTIIAGLQGKYQKIAKIDTLKIKHNNVLGYFIEVPSRRADALMVRSDSQDHSLNPFIHRQTLANAVRFTTTELAEVERDILSAAEKILALELSVFQTLVERVCGQAESLARIAKAIAAVDVAAGLADLAVEMNYVRPVADKGLGFHITGGRHPVVEAALRKSGESFVPNDCVLDPQQRLWLLTGPNMAGKSTFLRQNALITIMAQAGSFVPAATAKIGLVDRVFSRVGASDDLARGQSTFMVEMVETAAILNQSTKRSLVILDEIGRGTATFDGLSIAWACVEHLHNVNTCRGLFATHYHELTSLKSSLPSLSCHAMAVKEWKGSIVFLHKVIAGSADRSYGIHVAKLAGLPEAVIFRAQDILALLQDKDQTGRLTALAGDLPLFSAAPRPQPEKHILVQRLEALSPDTLSPREALDLLYELKGLLDR, from the coding sequence ATGTCCCAGTCTGCAGCGATTATCGTTTCCGAGCGCGAGTCCGGCGCCGATACCCTCATGACTCCCATGATGGCGCAGTATCACCAACTCAAGGACGAACATCCGGGCTGCCTTCTCTTTTACAGAATGGGAGATTTCTATGAGCTTTTTTATGAGGATGCGGTCATTGCCTCATCCGTACTCGACATCGCCCTGACCAAACGCGGGAAGAACCAGGGGCGGGACATCGCCATGTGCGGCGTTCCCTATCACTCTTACGAACCCTATCTGGCCAAATTGATTGCCGCCGGGCATAAGGTGGCGATCTGTGAACAGGTCGAAACGCCCGAAGAGGCCAAAGCGCGGGCCAAGCGGGAGGGCGGAAGTTCGTCCAAAGCTCTCGTCCGGCGGGAGGTCGTCCGGCTGGTCACGCCGGGAACGCTGACCGAGGATCATCTTCTCGATGCGCGGGAGAATAATTACATCTGTGCGCTGGCCGAAACGGGCGATCAAACCTGCGCCCTCGCTTGGCTGGAGCTTTCGACGGGTGGTTTCAAGGTTCAAAATATCAAGGATACAGAGCTTCGTCCGAGTCTGGAGCGAATCGCGCCGGGGGAAATTCTTGTCGAAGCTCACTTCGCTCAACGTTACTCTGAGCATTTAAAATCTTTTGGCAATGCGCTGAACACTCAAGATAAAGCGTTGTTTGACAGTGCAACCGCCCAGCAAAGGCTAGAAAATTTCTACTGCGTCACTTCCCTTGAACCCTACGGCAGCTTCAGCCGAGCGGAGATTTCTGCAGCCGGAAGCCTGCTGGCCTATGTGGAGCGCACACAAAAGGGGAGAATTCCTCATCTTGAAAATCTGGAACAGGTTTCGGCTTCGGGCTTTTTGCATATGGACGGCGCTACACGCCGCAATCTTGAACTTACGCGCACTTTGTCCGGTGAGCGAAAAGGCAGTCTGATCGATGTGATTGACCGCACTCTTACCAGCGCGGGTGCACGGCTTTTACAGGAGATGCTGACCGCTCCCCTTTTCGATACGGAAGCCATCAATGTGCGACTCGACCGGGTGGAGTTTTTTTTCACGCAACCTGCCAAGCGGGAAGAGGTCCGCACCCTGCTCCGCCTTATCCCCGATATCGAACGGGCGTTGTCACGGATTACGGTCGGGCGCGGAACGCCCCCTGATCTTCGCAACATCCGAACCGGCCTTCAGAACGCACTGCACCTGCACAGCGCCCTTCTGAGCGGGGAAGCACGTACAGCATCGCTCGTCACTCTGATCAAGGGTTTGGAGAGCAGCGCCGATCTGTCTTCGCTGCAGCATGATCTGGAGCGTGCTCTGGTCGATGAACCGCCGCTTCATACACGGGACGGCGGATATGTTCGAAAAGGGTATTTGCCGCGGCTGGACGAGTTGCGGACCCTGCGGGAAGAGAGCCGCACAATCATCGCCGGATTGCAGGGCAAGTACCAAAAGATTGCCAAAATCGACACGCTCAAGATCAAGCATAACAACGTTCTGGGGTATTTTATCGAGGTTCCCTCGCGGCGGGCGGACGCGCTGATGGTTCGTTCGGATTCTCAGGATCATAGCCTTAACCCCTTTATTCACCGTCAAACTTTGGCGAATGCCGTGCGCTTTACGACCACGGAGCTTGCCGAAGTGGAGCGGGACATCCTTTCTGCCGCCGAAAAGATTCTGGCGCTGGAATTGTCGGTTTTTCAGACTTTGGTTGAACGTGTCTGCGGACAGGCGGAGTCTCTGGCGCGGATCGCCAAGGCGATTGCTGCCGTGGATGTTGCAGCGGGGCTGGCCGATCTGGCGGTGGAGATGAATTATGTGCGGCCGGTGGCGGATAAGGGTCTCGGGTTTCATATCACTGGCGGGCGGCATCCGGTTGTGGAGGCCGCGCTCAGAAAATCCGGTGAGAGTTTTGTTCCCAATGACTGCGTTCTTGACCCGCAGCAACGGCTCTGGCTTCTGACCGGACCGAACATGGCGGGGAAATCGACTTTTCTGCGGCAGAACGCGCTCATCACCATTATGGCCCAGGCCGGATCGTTTGTTCCGGCTGCAACGGCAAAAATCGGACTCGTCGACCGGGTGTTCAGCCGTGTCGGAGCCTCTGACGATTTGGCCCGGGGGCAATCGACCTTCATGGTTGAGATGGTGGAAACAGCCGCCATTCTTAACCAATCCACGAAACGCTCACTTGTCATACTCGATGAGATCGGACGCGGGACGGCCACCTTCGACGGGCTCTCGATCGCATGGGCGTGCGTCGAGCATCTGCATAATGTCAATACCTGCCGCGGTTTGTTCGCCACGCATTATCATGAGCTGACTTCACTTAAATCCTCCCTGCCCTCTTTGAGTTGCCACGCGATGGCGGTCAAGGAATGGAAGGGATCCATCGTCTTTTTGCACAAGGTTATTGCGGGCAGCGCCGACCGTTCCTATGGTATTCACGTTGCCAAGCTAGCCGGACTGCCGGAGGCGGTGATCTTCAGGGCGCAGGATATTCTGGCCCTCTTGCAGGATAAGGACCAGACCGGGCGGCTGACCGCGCTGGCCGGGGACTTACCCTTGTTCAGCGCCGCGCCGCGTCCTCAACCGGAAAAACATATTCTTGTTCAAAGGCTTGAGGCTCTCAGCCCCGATACCCTATCGCCCCGAGAGGCACTGGACCTTCTTTATGAATTGAAAGGCCTTCTTGACCGCTAG